In Entelurus aequoreus isolate RoL-2023_Sb linkage group LG12, RoL_Eaeq_v1.1, whole genome shotgun sequence, the DNA window atctgacaaaaaacaccccacaaacgctggcttactgaaataaaaataccatgtttgttttaaatacagttttaaaaaaaagaaaaagaaaaaaggctgGCTTCCGCTGGAGAGACATGCTCTGCTAGCTTGAGCGCCCCCACTTCTCCCAGTGTGGCAAGTCAGAGTACTGCTGAGGCATTGAAGTGCAAGTTGACAATATATCGCACCCTACcttgaggcagaggtacttgctgcctcatggcctgccttttcccAGCGGCAACAAGCACACGCCCCCTCGCACGCACACGCTCAAAACACTTTGTGTGTAGCTGTGGAGGCACCACCtgtctgcctcacttctcgtTTGCCACATTATTTTGATGAGGAAACACAGAATTAACGCGATTTTaaccatgaaaatgatcaaaatatacaggaaccacaccaaaatcacatagaccaaaagacaaatattaaaacttattttattttattactttgtttttgtacatctcatggttaagccttttaccctcctggtggcaaggtgaggcactgcctcacttgcctcccATGACAGCACGTCACACCTGTGAGTTAGGGCCACAGGTGTTATATTATGCCCCTAACTATTTGGATCTTTTCCAGGCCAAGCTATTTCGTCAAGCTGATAAATGAGAGGTTTTTGAGTGTAGCATCTCAGTaactaaaaaaaacagtaaagtaAATGTTTAATCAAGGATTTTGTGGAGGAGTAATGTCAGTATTCTGTTCTACTGTAGCATTCAAGGAGCAAGGGCAAAACAGATTATCCCGCAAGCGTTCAAGACTCGGCAAGTAAGTCACTAAAACAAGCCAATGATGAACATGTCTGGTGTGTTGGACTGAATAAATGTGCTTATCACTTCAAGTTTTCACCTGTTCTGGAGACAACCTATTCAGACAACAGCGTGTCAGACTACCTGATGCCAACAGTGGATCCCCTCAGCCCCTTCtcaacctcctcctcctcctcaggcCAAGGTATAGAAAATGGAATACTCAGTGAATTTATAATGAATCCCACTCTTTAGGGAGGTTCTACCAGCAGTTGCAAGCACAGCCACATTCTCAGTGGCCGCCTTCACCTTGGGACACATCGGGTCTGGATCAGAACACGGTAGTCAAAAGAACATAAGTACTTTCCACGCAGGGCCTTTAATCACAAACATGTATGCTTTAGTTTCAGCCTTACTGTGAGCCCAGACCAATGACATGGTCATCTGGTTCTTACCTGGCCACATCCCCTCCTTCACAATTATTGTGAGAGCACCTTTACAGTATGATCTTGTAATTTaacgacaaaataaaaaaaatattttgtcttttcaGCAAACACGCAAGACATGAAGTCACCTCTCTGCAGCCAAAACAGGAACCCATGATGGACTTCACTCTGAACCAGATGAGAGGCGAGCAGCCCTTTGAAGAGGACGTCTTCATGGGCTTCACCAATGAAGACTTAAGCGGTAAACCAAGCTTaatgtaaattccggactataagacgctacCGTTTTCCTAGGCTTATTAAATGgttcggctaatttatggattttctttGCTGATGGctataatgtaaatatatattttttttaaattacaaagaCTGAAAGGTGGGgttttttgtgctatggcgccatcttttggatgagttcgctcatcGCAGCTGCTGCAGTGCTCTTCTGTATAGAGCTTTCACCCAGACATAGAAGTCCCGTTCtttcttctagccatccatagcttTGCTACCtgtatggattctttattcatcactccaagcaacttgcaaatgttcatacttgccaaccttgagacctccgaattcgggagattggggggtgggcggggttaagggggaggagtatatttatagctagaattcactgaaattaaagtatttcttatgtatatatatatatatatatatatatatatatataccgtatatatatgtatatgtatatatatatatatatatatatatatatatatagtacagtaaacagtaaggAAAACacagttctactaactgtactgtacttgctgcttactttaaaaataaaaaaaacacagtaatgaaaacacagttgttctactaactgtactgtacttgctgcttactttaaaaaaaaaaaaacacttacctttcactatttgagtagcttttgttctgccatttgagtactggcgagcgatctctgaatccgggaacatatccttcacggatttgttgaaaacatccgcaaatgagaacggaatgatgggaatccggatgttgtgtgtcagtgtattgtaataatcccaggaatgtaggctcatacgacttctttgtttgtcttgtctttattgcacaagatgtaattcaaccacacaacagctccaatgtgtgtctatcccttttaccggcaaaactcgaacacccacttcctattaacaacgtaacttccctatctctcccggaagtcccgccccccagccaaagtcattggctaacaccccgtagccagccgctacagtattaacgtgccggctggaataaacacacgctgagaaatagctccgtgcctgcctactttatgggttataaataaacctatggataacggagacatatataatagtctccttttcaggtgagagacgacgctaaaggcagtggctTTAAGGCacgcagggacgtgcacatgattatagaggggcaggggctcaaagtcagaaaagggcaggaattttttttttggtcctttacacaatatggaaattaatgtaaaattaaatttgctaatatgaagctaactacttagctgtgtgtcctttgtaggtaaaagtgattgccatttcttttgcgTCAaaaaattattgtcataatgagttaattcacattatcataggcttggaagacatgaaaagcaacaaaacactggtttattattaggctatttattgttaaagataagcactttaatattgaacattgaacagtgcaacatgaactttgaaaaaaaaatacaaaaataaatacccaaatggaaaaaacttcaatgtgaaaatctgtccttcttcccttaacttgatgaaaacaccatcaagttgtaacttatggtctttcccacttaatgctcagactaaacaactgaaacgcaatacagggccaaaaatattgaccaggggccagtagggctgtatcctttctttttttggaattgtgctgcaggcataatcaacatgaataaaGTTtgaatacagatggtaatattcctaacagataacatacatcttatatccccagaatgctgaaagtattattattattaccggtattattattaataataataataataatagtaattattattattattatcattatcatttttattcttcttattattgttattattatcattattatcattattattattttgttaacccacacagtaatagcaaagtcacaataaactttatatgtaaaactctactgtgagaaaaatgtgatccgccgtaaacacagtgcattttattttgaaaattaaccaggtgttttattttgtattttgttcactacttcctgtcccgcacgatccgctctgctctgtgcggacttgatgtgccgtgctcaattgatgcgccgtgctccgacgtccggcaaaaacagaagctgacacattgaataatagaataacacagcgtttttctgaaatattacccatattagatgctgaataagtggacggagactagaccataactcacaggttcaacttgctccactgtcacgtctcaggggcgcagtaacttggctctctctcctctcacttactcacactcgccctctctctctctctctggcggaatggcaggctcaaacaacccggtattacaagaaaacgtggagtttttgtacagctgggtttttttttttttacatctctgacaggaatttattaatgttgtttaaaggaagaaaaaaaacaacaacacacagacacaggcagagggcactttttaagacgaggcaaaaaagggcaggggctcgagcacccatagggccctatgtgtgcacgtgccccaatatagttgtccggctggaaatcgggagattttcgggagaatggttgtcccgggagattttcgagagaGGCActaaaattcaggagtctcccggaaaattcgggagggttggcaagtatgcaaatgTTGCTTGCAGTGATGTTTGTGCGTGCATGTTGACAGTTCAGAGATTGTTGATTTATTACCCCCTTgttaacgtattttccggactataagccacaaggCTTTGAACCccacggcttataaaacggtgcggctaatttatggatttttctctgctaacggccataatgtttggtattcaacaaatagttttcataaaacacaaacagagACACTGAAGAAGTGTGTTatagtttgtgctatggcgccatcttttggacgagttcgctcactgcaggtgctgctggttgaATGTCTAcattatttccttctgtttagtcccttgaactggaagtacaagtgctgttccatcaactagtcatccatagcgtttctactcatctTGTATCTTCATTCATCACCCCAAGCAACTTttacaagttttacaatataactaaaacaattcttacttacgaaacattcccatgtgtgatgtctgcaggagtgttttcatgcatatttgtacgtgctatcataatgtaatcaagcgagtgtcgttggcattagctaatacgctaacacatttacaagtgtctgtgttagcattatttacttacaatggaattttttttttgtattgtttcatttctGTAAATTCCTAAGTAAactcaccaaaatgtcactgcggagttattgagtctgtttagctgattggagagctagcttccgcagctagtgggtccatgatgatgacttctgttatgtttgatcatctgttttactggcaccgtttgaaaacaattaacgTATGTaggtaaacatttacaaattatttctgcgtaaataactaatttcacaactcatactgtatatctgcagcttatagtccgtccgtccgtccatccatccactttctacagcttgtccctctcagctgcactcgggcagaaggcggggtacaccctggaccagtTCATTatcgtccggtgcggctaatatatgtaaaaatatatttttattctaaaatttagtgggatcggtgtatatgctggtgcgctctatagtccggaaaatatggtaatttaagCATGAACTGTCACCTTTCTTTTGTTTGCATTATAGTGTGTgattttgggagagaacaaacTAAGATCTACCTTAAAGATGAACCAGGAGACAGAGCTTTAACACCACAGTAGGTGTTGAAAtattaaaatatacacatttttcatTTGTAACAACTGTTTTGTTGACTTTAGAACTGTCCCGGAGCCGCAGGTCATTGGCGTGCAGGTAAGTTGTGGTAAATTATACCATAATAAATATTCTCTAATAATGTGGTAATTGTAATTCACTAGCAGCCGCCAAGCTGCAGCAGCATGAACTTTTGTGAGTCCGCCCTCCCTtgaacacattcattcattcattatgtaTGCAAACCAACAAAGTTTTTCTCCGCAGCGTGCCCCGACTACCCAATGAATGGTCATTCACCGATTTCCTCGTGTAGACGGGGTTGCCGGAGTCCAGATTCCATTGATGTAAGTAAGTATTCTTCCTCTGTTCGAGTCCCCACTAATAGGACTTTTCCCCCTCTTTGCGTCAGAGTGAAGAACGCCATCAGCCATTGGATGGAGGCTGTTGTGCAGACACTACTCCCCGCAGAAATCAACAGCAGAGCTGGCATTGTCGGGAAATGTGCACATGCAAGAAAACATGCAGGGAAATGCGAGAAGCACAAACCCAAACCTCCCCTGAGATGTGCGACGCCGCCACTCAGTGCGAGCCCACTTTGGGTGTACGCCTTTCAACTGATGCGTCACCACAGCAGGCCTCCAGCAGAGGGCGCACAGGCTGCACAGACTTTCCAACAGCTGGCAAGAAGAGCTCCACCACAAACAGAAGTAGAACACAAGTACAAAATTAACAACTTCTCTATGATGCACAAATTACACTGTTTGTGTGCCTTTTTTCTAGGGGTGCAGCAACATGAGGTCAAAGGGCAACAAGAACCCTCATGTGATGCCATCTTGGAGCAGGCATCCACCACCAAAAGACCCCCAGAAGAGGCTGAAACACGTGAGGAAATAGCAGACATTTTGCTCCTGCTCAAACAAAGATAGGAGTGATGAGGACATACCTGTTCCGTGTGTGTTGTCTTAATTGAATGACCTCCTGTTGTCATAGCAACACTGTCAAATAAAACCCCCAAAGCAGCATTATTGATTCAGCGGTTTATTTCTTTCCCCGTACACACTccagatatttatttttatatatagaatataaACTCTCGCAAAACATGTACAGCTCAgacgataatgaataataacgctATACATCACTCTATTGGTCTTCGTTCTACGTCACCTGTAGAAACACGGGATGTCACCAGAAGTACACAATAACCGTCCACAGCTAGACAGCGCCAACACAACCGCAAAAAAACACAGCACACTGTGACAAAAGTGCAACCTGGAACACTCACGGCAAATATTTGGTCACCAATTGCACAGTCTGGAAATGGAATAAAACTTTGTGCACAAAATTGTTTTGATTTTTTCAAACCAATCTTGAACtactaaacacatttttttttctgactGATGACTCCAAATTGGACACCCGTCACTTTAAATATGACAGAAGTTGCATAAATTACTGAATCCTATCATAAAGCTTGATCTTAAATGTACACTCACTggacatttcattaggtacacctgtctgTCGGTGTTAGTTTAATATGTGAATTACTGTTTTTAATATGATTTATAAAAAGACATCGTgcacagtcgtccctcgtttatcgctgttaattccCGACATGACCGCGATGAATGAATTTCTGCGAAGTAGGAATTGTTATTTATAAATCcggtattttcatttaaaaaacaatttaaggACCTTCTAAATACGTTAACATAATTTGAACCCTCTATACATGAAATAACACACTTTGTTTACATTTACACTGTTTTAATACAATATAGTATTGCTGCCAATCAGTTGTCATGAGACGTTTGGTCTCCCCTAGTGGCCAAAACGTATTTTTGTCTACTTTGCCATTTTTACGCCTGAAAATGCTCGATTTAGGACCCCAAAAGTTGCAGAATATGCCTtaaaaatacaatgaaataaTAGATATATTGTGGTGAGGTGTgcttctatcaatcaatcaaagtttacttatatagcccttaatcacaaatgtctcaaagggctggacAGTGTGCTTCAAATATTGTGGCTTTTATAATtttgaaactgaaaaaataagcaaaaacaattatatccatatacatatatatatatatatatatatatatatatatatatatatatatatatatatatatatatatatatatatatatatatatatatatatatatatatatatatatatatatatacaaatatatatttatgtaatttataattatattataattatatatacatatatatacagtatatatatatatatatatacagtatatatatatatatatatatatacacatacatacatatatatatatacacagatgtatgtgtacacatacagtatatacatgtatacatatatatatatatatacacatgtgtatatatatatacagtatatatatatatatatatatacatacatatatatacacacatgtatgtatacacatatacagtatatacatgtatacatatatatatatatatatatatatacacacgtatacatatatacatgtatacatatatacatacatgtatacatttctatatatatgtacatatatatatacacatgtgtatatatgtatatacacatgtatgtatacatatatacacatgtatgtatacatataaacatatatatatatatatatatatatatatatatatatatatatatatatatatatatatatatatatatatatatatatatatcaatcaatcaatgtttatttatatagccctaaatcacaaatgtctcaaagggctgtatatatgtatatgtgtatatgtatatgtgtatatatatatatatatatatatatatgtgtgtgtgggaaaaaaatcacaagactatttcatctctacaggcctgtttcatgagggtttcctcaatcatcaggagattttaatggaagcattcacataccatggtttatatagggcacagagcgggtgggtgcaggcaggcgtaggggcgtggtgattggctcatgtgttacctaggaggtgtttccttctgtgacggcatgctgatacaatttcgctgcgcttgttgagggatgacaagtctggactgtatataataaacagtttctcttttaagcataggttgcatcttttattaccactgttgtaaggtgtgctggatgcaagaatttgccatgttatcgaatattcaacattattgtctttgagattccaaatgtgtttactgagttctgtagtgttccgcaagcttttgcttctgaaagaggctttgtgattgttccatctggttttgaatgctccctcagttaatcctacatatgtgtcggatgtgttaatgtccttgcgtttacctttgcttggtaaacgactgatggttgtaagcaccccccgttgagaggtttcctgattgccctctcagcttgtcatccctcaacaagcgcagcgaaattgtatcagcatgccgtcacagaaggaaacacctcctaggtaacacatgagccaatcaccacgcccctacgcctgcctgtacccacccgctctgtgccctatacaaaccatggtatgtgaatgcttccattaaactctcctgatgattgaggaaaccctcatgaaacaggcctgtagagatgaaatagtcttgtgattttttcccacacatacatattacgctctaccacggtatcgagcactatttttttttggataatccaattaagacatatatatatatatatatatatatatatatatatatatatatatatatatatatatatatatatatatatatatatatatatatatatatatatatatatatatatatatatatatacacacacacatgtatgtatgcatatataccgTACATGGAtggatacacatgtatatatacatggatgtatacatgtgtgtgtgtgtatatatatatatatatacacaaacacacacacatgtatacatccaTGTATAcatccatgtatatactgtatatacatgtgtatccatccatgtatatatgcatacatacatgtgtatatatatatatgtatacatacatgtatatatatatacatacatgtgtatataaatatatatatatttatatacacatacacatatatatatatatacacatacacatatatatctatttgtttacaaaaacacaggataagttgtaaaattcctttgtgctggcacatacttgagagtgtttggtgatggctggtgaaatggtggatgggtgttttgcaatttggacgcatcatcagtagtgtgcccctgggtcactgggcgtttcggccttatcactagacgccctctccaggggtggccagccacagggtgatcggcccagggcttgcgtcaatcccaattaagcatgagtcgcttggtgttgaacagcagacttctcatgggactatgcatggcaggggcgtccttttccctgagtcaagcctaagctgaccgcatacctcctggcttgctacttgggggcccaacaggggtctttcctcctcatgaacagccactggctgcctctttcggctgcctccgatgcagctttgatggctatacgcaggcgttggcctcggactcccaggtctacaagcaatttggtggtagatctcgccacaaagcctctgcagcccacctccactggacggacctcagtgttccagccacgatgttgtgcttcagctgcaagcttggcatagcgttggtgttttcgctcataagcctcatccactgagtcctcccagggtactgtaagctcgatgatgaaaacctttttttgtgaaggggaccagagcaccacGTCCGGTCTCAGGGTGGTCACAGCAATCTCCGGAGGAAACGCAAGCTGCCGGCCAAGATCAACCAGCATCCTCCAGTCGCGGGCTAAGCATAGCTGGCCTCGCTCAGGTGGTATGGAGCCGCTCCTGACTACCTTAGCCCCTTCGCG includes these proteins:
- the LOC133661421 gene encoding uncharacterized protein LOC133661421 isoform X2 — its product is MFILKGVSHAHWQKIFIKRKNLISSQIYIISISAFAWSKILSVLVGLLSSKMNWVGGSRSRLILKNDTKKQREFFQKRKMQDKLKNMAAVTSSSSKGIPFGSMDLLTLFVVNQIAAKKELKDPPSVSVLSSKGRGKKRGIEPLVLPMSPCSPSQLSLVDSQPQYSIQGARAKQIIPQAFKTRQFSPVLETTYSDNSVSDYLMPTVDPLSPFSTSSSSSGQGRFYQQLQAQPHSQWPPSPWDTSGLDQNTFQPYCEPRPMTWSSGSYLATSPPSQLFKHARHEVTSLQPKQEPMMDFTLNQMRGEQPFEEDVFMGFTNEDLSVCDFGREQTKIYLKDEPGDRALTPQTVPEPQVIGVQPPSCSSMNFSCPDYPMNGHSPISSCRRGCRSPDSIDSEERHQPLDGGCCADTTPRRNQQQSWHCREMCTCKKTCREMREAQTQTSPEMCDAATQCEPTLGVRLSTDASPQQASSRGRTGCTDFPTAGKKSSTTNRRVQQHEVKGQQEPSCDAILEQASTTKRPPEEAETREEIADILLLLKQR
- the LOC133661421 gene encoding uncharacterized protein LOC133661421 isoform X1, which gives rise to MDAFSLLVRLLDFVQQLPPLISAFFYWLRPGISAFAWSKILSVLVGLLSSKMNWVGGSRSRLILKNDTKKQREFFQKRKMQDKLKNMAAVTSSSSKGIPFGSMDLLTLFVVNQIAAKKELKDPPSVSVLSSKGRGKKRGIEPLVLPMSPCSPSQLSLVDSQPQYSIQGARAKQIIPQAFKTRQFSPVLETTYSDNSVSDYLMPTVDPLSPFSTSSSSSGQGRFYQQLQAQPHSQWPPSPWDTSGLDQNTFQPYCEPRPMTWSSGSYLATSPPSQLFKHARHEVTSLQPKQEPMMDFTLNQMRGEQPFEEDVFMGFTNEDLSVCDFGREQTKIYLKDEPGDRALTPQTVPEPQVIGVQQPPSCSSMNFSCPDYPMNGHSPISSCRRGCRSPDSIDSEERHQPLDGGCCADTTPRRNQQQSWHCREMCTCKKTCREMREAQTQTSPEMCDAATQCEPTLGVRLSTDASPQQASSRGRTGCTDFPTAGKKSSTTNRRVQQHEVKGQQEPSCDAILEQASTTKRPPEEAETREEIADILLLLKQR